CGGCGGCCTGCCGCCCCGTGGTCATCGGCGACCGCTCGGTGATGGAGGCCACGCTCGCGCTCCTGCGCTCGGATCGAAAGCTCCATCCGGTGTCGACGCCCGCCGAGTGCCGCTTCGAGCCCGGCACCATCGAGTGCCTCGACCTCGCCAATGCCGACGCGTCCACGCTCGTGCGGGCGCAGGTCAGCGCCGAGGCCGGCCGCGCCGCGTACGCCTATATCGAGAAGGCCGTCAGGCTCTGCCAGTCTGGAGAGATCGATGGCATGGTGACGGCGCCCGTGAACAAGGAGGCGCTGGCCGCCGCGGGCGTCCAGCACTCGGGGCACACCGAGATCCTCGCCAGGCTGGCGGGCACGAAGGATTTCGCCATGCTGCTCATGGGAAAGGAGCTCAAGGTCATCCACGTCACGACGCACGTCGCGCTCCGGCGCGTCCCGGATCTCTGCACCCAGGACCGCGTGCTAAGGGTCATTCGCCTCGCCCAGCAGGCCATGAACGGGCTCGGCGTGGCGCGCCCCCGCATCGCGGTCTGCGGGCTCAATCCGCACGCCGGCGAGGACGGCCTCTTCGGCGACGAGGAGAAGACCCAGATCATCCCGGCCGCGGAGGCCGCGCGCCGCGAAGGGCTCGACGTCCACGGCCCGCTGCCGGCCGACACGCTCTTCTCGCGGGCGCGCGGCGGCGAGTTCGACATTGTCGTGGCCATGTACCACGACCAGGGGCACGTGCCCGTCAAGACTCTCGGCTTCACCTACGACGAGACACGGGGCCAGTGGACGGGGCTCTCGGGGGTCAACGTCACGGTCGGGCTGCCGTTCCTCCGCGTGTCGGTAGACCACGGCACGGCCTTCGACCGCGCGTGGAAGGGCATCGCCAACCCAGAGAGCATGCTCGAGGCGATCGACGTGGCCGTACGCATGCTGGCCGCGCAGGGCCGCTGACCACGATGCCCCACCACAAGCCTGGAACATGCAGGTGGAGGACGACATCCTCCGCCGGCTCGAGCAGGGCGGCAAGGGCCGCGTGAACATCTGGCCCACCGGCAACCCCGAGCACATCCAGTGCAACTTCACCGACCCAGGGACCGAGGTCGACGGCGAGCGATCGAGCATCAAGACGACCCATCCGCTGCTCTCCGACCCGGCGGTGCGCCAGGCCCTCAACCTCCTGGTCGACCGCGCGGCGGTGCACGACAGATCTACGGGCGTCAGGGGCAGACCTCGGCCAACTTCCTCAACGCTCCATCGCGCTTCTTCTCGCGCAACACGCGGTGGGAGTTCAACGTGGACAAGGCCAACCAGGTCCTCGACGCGGCGGGCTGGAAGCGCGGCGCCGACGGCACCCGGGAGAAGGGCGGCAGGCGGCTCAAGATGGTCTACCAGACCTCGATCAACGCCCCGCGCCAGAAGAACCAGCAGATCGTCAAGCAGGCAGCGGCCAAGGCCGGCATCGACCTCGACCTCAAGTCCGTGGTGGCCTCGGTGTTCTTCGGCTCCGATCCGGCGAACCCGGACAACTACCCGCACTTCTACACCGATCTCCAGATGTACAACACCACCATGACCGCCCCGGACCCGCAGTACTTCATGAACCAGTTCACCTCCTGGGAGGTCGCCTCCAAAGCGAACAAGTGGCAGGGGCGAAACGTCACGCGCTGGCGCAACGAGGAGTACGACCGCACCTACAAGGCCGCCGACGTCGAGCTCGACCCCGTCAAGCGGGCGGCACTTTTCATCAAGATGAATGACCTCGTCATCCAGAACGTCGTTGTCATCCCCGTGCTCTGGCGCAACGGGGTTTCGGCGTCCACCAACAAGCTGCGCGGCATGGATCTGAGCGGCTGGGACACGACCATGTGGCGGCTGCCGTATTGGTACAAGGAGACCTGAACCGGGCCGCACGTGCTTGACTTCAAGGGACCGCGTCAGTATAAGGAGCCAATCGCCCTCGCCCCGAACCTAAGCCTGACCATAGCCAGGAGGACGCTCTGATGGACGAGCATAGACTGAGAGATCTGATCGCCGAGGTGAAGGCCGGGCACTTGAGCCGGCGCGGTTTCGTCCAGATGATGGTGGGGCTCGGGCTCACGGCACCCCTGGCCGCCCAGATGCTCGCCTCGGCCGGCGTGGCCCAGGCTCAGAGCAAGCCCACCTTCAGCCCCACCAAGCGGGGCGGCGGGGGCGCGCTCAAGGTGCTGTGGTGGCAGGGCTCCACCCTGCTGAACCCGCACTTCGCGGTGGGCACCAAGGACCAGGACGGCTCACGGATCTTCTACGAGCCGCTGGCCTCCTGGGATCCAGACGGCAACCTCGTGCCGGTCCTCGCCGCCGAGATCCCGAGCGTCCAGAACGGCGGCCTCGCCAAGGACGGCAAGTCGGTGACCTGGAAGCTCAAGAAGGGCGTGCAGTGGCACGACGGCAAGCCCTTCACCGCCGACGACGTGGTCTTCAACTGGGAGTACGCGGCGGATCCCGCCACCGCGTCCGTGACCAGCGGCACCTACAAGGACGTCACGGCCCAGAAGATCGACAGCCACGCGGTCAAGGTCACCTTCGCGAAGCCCACGCCCTTCTGGGCCGACGCCTTCGTCGGCGTCCGAGGCATGATCATCCCCAAGCATCTGTTCGAGGCTTACAAGGGAGCCAAGTCCCGCGAGGCGCCCGCTAACCTCAAGCCTGTGGGCACCGGCCCCTACAAGTTCGTGGACTTCAAGCCGGGGGACATGGTCAAGGCCGAAATCAACCCGAACTACCACGTCTCCAATCGCCCCTTCTTCGACACCATCGAGATGAAGGGCGGCGGCGACGCGATTTCGGCGGCACGGGCCGTCATCCAGACGGGCGAGTTCGACTACGCCTGGAACATGCAGGTCGAGGACGAGATCCTCAAGCGCCTGGAGCAGGGCGGAAAGGGCCGGGCCGACATCCTGCTGGGTGGCAACATCGAGCACATCCAGCTCAACAACACCGATCCGTGGACCGAGGTCGACGGCGAGCGCTCGAGCATCAAGACCAAGCACCCGTTCCTGACCGACCCGGCGGTGCGCCAAGCGCTGAACCTCCTCGTGGATCGCGCCTCCGTGCAGGAGAATATCTACGGCCGCACCGGCATCGCCACCGCCAACTTCCTCAATGCCCCGCCCCGCTTCGTCTCGAAAAACACCAAGTGGGAGCTGAACATCGACAAGGCCAACCAGATCCTGGAGGCGGCCGGCTGGAAGAAGGGTGCGGACGGCATCCGGGCCAAGGACGGCAAGAAACTGAAACTGGTCTACCAGACCTCGATCAATTCCCCGCGGCAGAAGAACCAGGCCATCGTGAAGCAGGCGGCGGCCAAGGCCGGCATCGACATGGAGCTCAAGTCTGTGACGGCA
This genomic window from Candidatus Rokuibacteriota bacterium contains:
- the pdxA gene encoding 4-hydroxythreonine-4-phosphate dehydrogenase PdxA; protein product: MASRLPLLGITMGDPAGVGPEIIAKTLSTPGVAAACRPVVIGDRSVMEATLALLRSDRKLHPVSTPAECRFEPGTIECLDLANADASTLVRAQVSAEAGRAAYAYIEKAVRLCQSGEIDGMVTAPVNKEALAAAGVQHSGHTEILARLAGTKDFAMLLMGKELKVIHVTTHVALRRVPDLCTQDRVLRVIRLAQQAMNGLGVARPRIAVCGLNPHAGEDGLFGDEEKTQIIPAAEAARREGLDVHGPLPADTLFSRARGGEFDIVVAMYHDQGHVPVKTLGFTYDETRGQWTGLSGVNVTVGLPFLRVSVDHGTAFDRAWKGIANPESMLEAIDVAVRMLAAQGR